The genomic interval CCCACCCCGGTGAGCTGGATTATTCGGCGAAGTATGGGCCCTGGCCGTCGAACCACTGAGCGATCAGCTTGTCGACGGTGCCGTCCTTCTTGAGGGCGGCGAGGGCGGTGTTGATCTTGCCCTTGAGTTCGGTTTCGTCCTTGCGCAGGCCTGCGGCATAGCCATCGCCGATCAGGATTTCGTCACCGACGAATTCGATGGCGCCGCCCGATGCGGTCACGACTGGCTCGAGATAGGCGCCGTCTGCTAGGATGGTGTCGAGGTTGCCGGCAGCAAGGTCAGCCATTGCCTGATCGGCGGTGCTGAAGGCGACGACGGTGTTGGTCGCGCCATATGTGCTTTCGGCATAGGAGGCCTGGATGGTGCCGCCCTGGACGCCTATGCGGGCGCCGGTCAGGTTTGCGAAGTCTGGGGCATCGCCTGCCATCGAAGCGAAACGCGATGGATCTGGTGGGAAGTAGTTGTCGCTGAAGTCGATGGTCTGGAGGCGCTCGTCGGTCACCGACATGCCGGCCATGATCACGTCGTAGTTGCCAGCGAGCAGGTTCGGAATGATCGAATCCCAGTCATTGAGGATGAACTGGCAGGTCAGCTTGGCTTCGGCGCAGATGGCATTGCCGAGGTCGATTTCAAAACCGGCAGGCTCGCCAGCATCGTTGAGGAAGTTCCAGGGGGCGTAAGCGCCTTCGGTGGCAATGCGGACGGTGTCCTGGGCCTGTACGGCCGAACCGAGCGCCAGAATGGCGGCAGCGGCGAGAATTGTCTTCTTCATCAGTTTCTCCGTTGATTGTTCTTGTTGTTGTGCCCGTTGGACCGGGCTTGTCATCAGCGCCGCTTAATCGTGGTTAGCGGCGTTGAGGAATTGCTTGAGGCGGGCCGATTGCGTGGCTCCAAATACCTGGTCGGGCGTGCCCTCTTCTTCGATCAGCCCCTGATGAAGGAAAATCACGCGATCGCTGACCGAGCGGGCGAACTCCATGTCGTGGGTGACGAGGATCATGGTGCGGCCTTCATCGGCTAAAACCTTGATGACGCGCAGCACTTCGACTTCGAGCTCAGGATCGAGCGCCGAGGTTGGCTCGTCGAACAGCATGACGCGGGGATTGATACAGAGAGCGCGGGCGATGGCAGCGCGTTGCTGCTGGCCTCCGGACAATTGATTGGGGTAGCTGTCGGCTTTCTCGCGGATTCCGACCTTGGCCAGCATAGCGAGCGCCTCTTCGCGCACTTCGCCCTTGCTACGCTTCTGAACGATCAGCGGCGCTTCCATGACGTTTTCGAGAATTGTCAGGTGCGCCCATAGATTGAAGCTCTGAAATACCATGCCGAGTTCGGAGCGAATGCGGCGGATCTGGTTTTCGTCAGCAATTTGCCGATCTGGGCCATTTCCGCGCAGCTTGATCTCTTCGCCGTCAATGGCGACCAGGCCGCTGTCTGGCACTTCTAGCATGTTGATGCAGCGTAACAGAGTCGATTTACCGGACCCCGACGAGCCGATCAGGGAAACAACTTCACCTTCACGCGCAGAAAACGAGATGCCCTTGAGAACTTCGAGGGCGCCGAAGGATTTGTGCAGATCGCGGATCGAGACGACCGGCCAAGTCTCGGCAACGGCCGTTGCAGTTTGCGCCATATTCACCTGTTTCCCGCCAAGGCGGGGCCTTCCTGACCGGCGACTGCCTTATTATGAGGCTCACAGTCTTGACCGCCCTCAAGAAAAGCAAAACAGGGCGAGATAGCAAGCGGAAATGCTGTTGGCCTGTGATCATTCCCTGCGGTATCGAAGCACAGACGTGTTCGGAGGCCCAATGTTCTATCTGTTGTCGAAGATTTTCTGGGCTCTGGCGCAACCGCTCAGCATTGTGGCGGTGCTGGTTCTACTCGGAATCGTGCTGTCGGCATTCGGTCGGCGGCGGCTTGGATTGGCTGCGAGCGGGGTGGCGCTGGTGACGCTGGTGCTGTGCGGGTTCACCTCGCTGGGTTTCCTGCTGATACGGCCACTGGAGGATCGCTTTACGCGGCCCGAGACCATGCCTGCATCAGTAGACACGATCATCGTGCTTGGCGGCTCGACACTGGCGCGCGTCAGCACCGCGCGGGCCACGGCGGAATTGAACGATGCTGGGGACCGACTGACGGAGGCGGTGGCGCTGTCTTTGATCTATCCAGAGGCCAAGATCGTGTTCTCGGGTGGGGCCGGGGTTTTAGAACCCAATCTTGAGCCGGAGGCGACCACCGCCGAGCGGTTTTTCCTCGCCATGGGCGTGGCGCCGGAACGGCTGGTGTTAGAGGGCGAGTCCCGCAATACCGACGAGAATGCCGAGATGACTGCGGCGCTGATCGGGAGCAGCACTGGCACAACGCTGCTGGTGACGTCGGCCTTCCACATGCCGCGATCGGTGGGCCTGTTTCGCAAGGTCGGCATCGACGTCATCGCGTGGCCGACCGACTACCGCAGCTCTGGGCTCGAAGGGTTTGGCTTCGACATTGCCAACCCGCCGCACAATCTCAACACGACCACCATCGCGATCAAGGAATGGATTGGCCTTGCAGTCTATTACTGGACAGGAAGGATCGACGCGATGCTACCGGCTCAAGCCTCGAACTGATCGGCCGGCACGGTCAGCCGATAGTTTACTGTCGTGGTATCAATCCGGAAGCTGGCCGTGCCGCCAACGGAAAGCGGCACGATCCGCTCGAGGATCAGCGAGCCGAAACGCGGCTCCCTGGTGCTGTCCTCTAGGTCAAGGCCGGTTTCCTGCCACTCGATGACAAGGTCGGCCTTCAAGCCGGGCGCGCCAACCAGTTGAGCGTCGATCCAGACGTGCCCAGCAGTGTGCTCGGCCATGGCGCCGTGCAGAATGGAATTGGCTGCCAGTTCGTGGATTGCCAGCCCGATATGCAGTGAGGCGTTGGGTCCGAGCAGCGGGTTCTCGCCGGTCACGCGGGTGTGGCCCAAGGCGGATGGGCCGACGCGAGAGAGCTGAGACATGACCAGCGATTGCAAATAGGTGCCGCGCCAGTCGCTTTCGGTCACCAGATCCTGTGTGCTCGACAAAGCGTGCAGGCGACCTCGGAAGCGGTCGAGAAACTCTTGGACATCGCGCGTGTGGTGCGCCGTCTGCATGGCAACTGACTGCACTATGGCGAGCAGGTTTTTGGAGCGGTGGCTGACTTCGCGGAGCAGGGTGGTCATTGCCAGATCGCGGGCAACCGCCTCGGTTACATCGGTAACGACGCTGGTAATGCCATCCACGTCGGGCAGCATGACGATTGCAAATTCTCTGCGACGCAATCCGGTGCCCATTCCAAAACTGAGGTTCTGGCGCAGGTTTTGACTTCGAGTGAGGTTGTGTGCGGTGACGAAATCGGCAGCAATCTCGGCCGGAAGGGCATCGCTTTCCACAAGGCCGACCAAATCCTGCCGTAGCCATTGCTGGGGCACGTTTTCAGCAAGGCCGAAGCGGTGGTCGGCACCTTGCCTCAGGATGCAGATGCCCCCTTCACGCAGACCAGTAGATAAGGCCGCCAGCCTCATCTGCATTATTGTCTCAGGGGAAGTTGATGGCATCAGTCATTACTCTCAGCGGCACAGGGCGCCGCAAACTGCGGGCTTCGCGCCCGCGAGCAAGGGCATTGCTCGCCGGCGCCGACGCTTAAACGCGCCGGATGAAACCGATAACGAGGGAAATAACCAGGAAGGCCAGGAACAGGAAAAACAGAATCTGGGCGATACCTGCAGATGCTCCCGCAATGCCGCCAAATCCCAGAACGCCCGCTATCAAGGCGATAACAAAGAAAACGAGTGCATAGTAAAGCATCTTGATCTCCATGGCTAAGTTGCTGTTGTAACAACGGGCCATGAGAAAACGGGTTCCTGTAACAAATAAAAAAGGCCGGGGAACCCCGGCCTCTCCAGTCAAATTATTTTGAGGACTACGCCGCGGCGCGCGAGCCTTCGTCAAAGAACAGCGCCTGGCTGATCAGGGCCTTCACCATGTCCGGATTGAACGGCTTAGTGACAAGGAAGGTTGGCTCGGGGCGCTCGCCGGTCAGCAGGCGTTCGGGGAAGGCGGTGATGAAGATCACCGGCACCGAATGGGTATTGAGAATGTCGTTGACCGCATCGATGCCCGAGCTGCCATCGGCAAGCTGGATGTCGGCAAGGATCATGCGCGGCTTGGTCTCTGCAAAGAGATGCACAGCTTCCTTGTGGGTGCGGGCGACGCTGACCACGGTATGGCCGAGGCTTTCGACAAGCTGCTCGATATCCATGGCGATCAGAGGTTCGTCCTCGATGATCATGATTTCGGTCGCGACCTGACGGGAGATTTCGACCGACGCTTCGTCCAGCAGGCCGTTGAACTCGGTGTCGCTAACACCAAGGATTTCGGCGGCCTGAGCGTGGGTAAAGCCCTCAACGGCGACCAGCAGGAAGGCCTGGCGGGGGCGGGCCGAAAGGTTAGCCAGATTTGCAGCGGCGCGCTGCTCCCAGGCAAAAGTCGAGCTGGGCTGGGGGACATCCACTGCGGAGGATGAGAACAATGCCGAGAACAGCTTATAGAGCGCGATCCGGTCATTCGTCGCTTCCGGGAAAAGCGAAATGTCGGCAATGAGCGCTTCGAGTGTCGCGGCAACATAAGCGTCGCCAGAGGTCTGCGACCCGGTAACTGCGCGGGAAAACCGCCGCAGATACGGCAGGTGCGGAGCGATCCGCGTGGACAATGTCATTAAAATAAACTCCCAGTGACGCTTTAGGCACTTGATACACCAATTACCGCAACGGAGCGTGGTGGAAAAAGTTCCCACAGTGCGGAACTTTTTTCAGGCTGGTGCATTTTGCTAGCCGACATGGCAAGAATTACACTCTGACGGTCTAGACACTGCATGATGAAGGACAACTTGGTGACCCAGCAACGTATGCGAACGCAAACGGGGCGGGCAGATGATGGACTGGGTCCGAATACGGACATCGGCTCACGTTTGCGCGCCCTCTATGGTGCAGTGCAGGACGAGGGCGTGCCCGACCAGCTGCTGGACTTGCTGGAAAAACTGGACAGCGCCGAAGATGCGCAGAAGGCGAAAAATACCTCCCGTGACGGAGAGTAGCGCCATGAGCACGGAACCAACCTCTTTCAAGCGCGAAATGCTCTCGACCCTGCCGAGCCTGCGCGCTTTCGCTGTGTCTTTGACCGGCAAGCACGACAAGGCCGACGATCTGGTGCAGGATACCGTAATGAAGGCTTGGGCCAAGCAGTCCAGCTTCGAAATGGGCACCAATATCAAAGCCTGGCTTTTCACCATCCTGCGCAATGAATTTTACAGCCAGATGCGCAAGCGTGGCCGCGAAGTGCAGGACACCGATGGTGCCTTTACCGAACGTCTGTCGGTGCATCCGTCGCAGTATGGCTCGATGGACATGCAGGACTTCAAGAAGGCTCTGGCGCAATTGCCGGATGACCAGCGTGAAGCCGTGATCCTGATCGGCGCATCGGGCTTTTCCTATGAAGAAGCTGCCGAGATTTGCGATTGCGCCGTCGGTACCATGAAGAGCCGCGTCAGCCGCGCGCGCACGCGCCTGCAGGACATTCTCAAGGTCAGCGGCGAAGCCGATTACGGCCCAGATGCCGTCTCGGCTCAGGTCACGACACAGAACCACTCGTTCTAACATTTTTGGCGAGCGCCTCCGCGACGGTGCTCGCCAGCAATTCTTCTGAGATCGGCTTGCTCAATGCGAGCAGGTCGGCGCGTCCGGGTAGTCTGCCATTTGCCGTTCGGGCGGTGGTGATCAGTGTCACCGGGACGTCGATTGCGCTCAACGCGTCCATCAACGCACATATTTGCGACAAGTCCGATCGAACTTCGATCACCGCCAGCGCAAAGTCCGGCCACGCATCGCGTTGCTGTAGAGCGGCTTCGGCATTGCCGACGATCAGCATCTTGCTTGCGCCTAAAGTCTCCAACATGCGTTGAATGTCCAGCGCGATCAGAAGCTGCTCCTCGACGATGAGGACGGGTCGTTCATCGATCATGGTCATTCCGCAAATTTGGAGCCGACTTTTGCGGGCATTATCGTGGCGGTGTCATTTAAGTTTGACACGTGGGGAACGTCAGTCGGGCAGAGGCGTTGCGCTTGAAGTTCCTTCCAGCGTCACAGGTCCGCCTTGTCTTTAGTTTTGCCAAGTTCCGGGCGCAGAGTGCCGTGCGAACAGTGTCCCCTGCGCGCCATGCCAAGTTTCCGGCCATTTGAATCGCAGGAATTGCGCTTCGTCTCGTCATTCAAGACCGGCGAACTGGTTGCTGAAGCGGGTTCGACGCTACTCTCCGAGGGCAGCAATAGCGTCCATCTGTATACCCTGCTGTCAGGCTGGGCCTTTCGCTACAAGACGCTACCGGATGGCCGTCGCCAGATCCTCAATTACATGTTGCCCGGCGATCTTGTGGGGCTGCAAGGATCGGTGATTGGCGAGATGGAGCATTCGGTGGAGGCGCTATCGCCGCTAGTGCTGTGCGTGTTTCAGCGCAACCGGCTCAACGAGCTGTTTAGCAATCATCCTGGACTGGGCTTTGATATTACTTGGCTGGCCGCTCAGGAGGAGCGGATGCTGGATGATCATCTGTTGAGCCTTGGTCGGCGCAGCGCCTTGGAGCGGGCCGCCTATCTCATTGCGTTTCTCCATCAGCGCGCGACATCTGTTGGGCTGGCGTCCAACAAGAACCTCTATCTGCCGATCACGCAGATGCACGTCGCCGATACACTCGGTCTTTCGATCGTTCATACCAACAAGACCCTGCGCAAACTCGCCGAGAAAGGGCTTATTAGGTGGTTGGATCGGTCCTGCGAAGTGCTCGATAGCGATGGCTTGATGCAACTGGCCGAATGGGAAGGACTGCCGGACCGGGTGCGGCCTCTTATTTGAGTATTAATCAGGCCTCAAATGCGCCACGACTTATTCGCAACCTCGAAATGTGAATCAATTTCGAAACAAACCCAAATAGGTCTGGTCCTGTTACCATAAATGAGCATCGCTAGCGGGATGGAAGGCCAAGTACAGATCAAGACCCAAAGGCGTCTTTCCCGGCGACGAATTGCTGTGTTTGCATCGTTGGCCCTCGTGGTGCTGGCTGCGGTATCGGCGCTGTTTCTCGTGCAGGGGATTGATCGCCAGATCGGCGATGTGACCGGCACCTATGATGTTCGCAGCCAGGCGCGCGAACTCTCGATGGCGCTGAGCGAGGCGGAAAACAGTCAGCTTGGCTATGTGCTGACGGGCGACACCTCCTATGTTGAGCCGTTCCAGCGCTCCATCGCCGCGATTGCGGCGCATATGGATGGCCTTAGCACCATCACCAAGGCCGATCCGCTGCGCTCCAGCAGCCTGCTGGCCATTGCCGCCGAAGTGAGATCGATCACCGATGAAATGAGCCACACGGTCGATCTGGTGCAAGCGAACCGAAATGGCGAAGCGCGTGCGCTGATCAGGGGCGGTAGCGGCGAACAGATCATGGATGAGCTGCGAGACATGCTCGAGCAGTTCATTGCCGCCGATAATGACAAGCTGATCGAGCGCAGCCAGACCATTGACCAGTATCGCCGCTGGCTGGTTGCCGCGATCATTGCTGCCTTGGCCGGTGCAGTTTTGCTGACCTATGTGCTGCTGTCCCGCACGCAGCGGCAGGTGAGCGCACTGGCGCAAAGCCAGAATGCGTTGCTCACCGAAAACGAAGCGCTGGAAGCCCATGTGGCCGAGCGCACTAAGGATCTTGTCGAGGCGCGGGCCTATGCCGAGCGCGAGCGGCAGCGCGTTGAGGCTTTGCTGCAGGATAGCAGCCACCGGATCGGCAATTCGTTGGCGACGGTGTCGTCGCTGCTGGGTCTGCAATTGTTACGCAGCAATTCTGACGAAGTTCGGCAGGCGCTGGAGGCGGCGCGTTTGCGGGTTCACGCCATCGCGTCGGCGCACCGTCGCCTGCGGCTGGGCGATGACATGGAAACGGTTAGCGCCGACGAGTTTTTGAGCGCGGTGCTGGAAGATATCGGCGCCACGGCCGATGATCCAAAAGCCATCAACCTCAGTGGCAAGTTCGATCTGATCACCATCAGCGCGCGTGATGCGACGACGATTGGTATTCTGGTCGGCGAGCTGGTGACCAATGCGGTCAAGCATGGTTTCCCCAATGGCCGGACGGGCACTATCACTGTCGCGTTGCAGCGTGACGCTGTCGGTGTGCCTGTGTTGAGCGTGGCCGATGATGGCGTGGGCATTGCCGCCGACAAGCAGCCCGGCGATGGTGGGCTTGGCTCGGTCATTATCAAGCAGCTCGCCAAGCAATTTGGCGGTGAGCCGCAATATGAACGGCGGGACGGAGGCGGGCTGATCGTCAAGGTTCCGCTTCCCGGTATCGAGAACGCGCCGCCCCTGTCTTCGTCCTGACCTCGTCGCCGGTGGAGATACCAATTGCGCTTCATTGCTGTGCTCAATCGCGATGGTGGCACGTTGCGGACGATGGACCTCCCCGCCTTTGCAGCCAGCGCCGTCGAAGTCTTTGAGCGACACGGACATAGCCTTGATTGCGTGATCGTCGGTGGCAGCGAGGTCGAGCGAGCCTTGCGCAAGGCGGCGAACGATCCAGATGCCGATGCCATTCTGGCCGGCGGCGGCGATGGCACGATCTCGTCTGCTGCCCGGATCGCCTACGAAACCGGAACACCCCTGGGCATATTGCCGGTTGGCACGATGAACCTGTTTGCGCGGGCGCTCAAAATCCCGCTGGTGCTGGCGGATGCGCTTGAGGCGATTGCGGGCGGCGAGGTGGGTAGCGTCGATATCGCCACGGCCAATGACCGCGCCTTCGTGCATCAGTTTGGCGTCGGCATTCATGCGCGGCTGGTGCGTATTCGTGAGAACATGACCTATCGCAGCCGGATCGGGAAAATGCTGGCAAGCCTTCGGGCGATTGCTGCGGCAGCGATGCATCCGCCGTCCTTCGATGTGCTGTTCGAGACCGAAAACGGGCTGCAGAAACGCCGCGTTGCCGGCGTCGCTGTTTCCAACAATCCGCTGGGTGACGGTCAGATCCATGCCGAACGCCTCGATGCGGGGCTGCTCGGTGTATATATCGCGGCGCCAATGTCGACCTTTGCGCTGATCCGGCTGTCGGTGGACGTGTTTCGGGGTACCTGGCGCGAGAGCGAGATGGTGTCCGAAATGGAGGTGCCTTCCATCTCTTTGCGGTTCCCCCGGCGCAAACGCGAGTCTTACGCGGTGGTCGATGGTGAGCTGATCAAACTCGACAGTTCGGTGGCCCTGAAGGTGCACCCGGGCGCCATCAAAGTGATCCTGCCAAAAATTTCAGAAATCGCATAAAAAGATGGAACCTTATATCGAGGTCCTCCGTTAGCATGAGTTAGGCACGGCAATGTACGTAGCCATCCGATCTCCAAATTGGCTTCAGGACGACAAGTGACAGACCACAGGGGCCGCCTTCCCGAAGACATCAGGAAGGTGATTGACGATCCGGAACGCCTCAAGGTGTTGATGGAATTGGATGTGCTGGACAGTGGTCCGGACGCAGATTTTGACCGTCTCAGTCGCACAGCGGCGCATATCTTTAATACCGAGATCGCTCTGGTCACGCTGCTCGACACAAAGCGGCAGTGGTTCCGCTCGTGCTTTGGTGTCGGCAATCTGACGGAGGCGTCGACCGAACAATCCTTCTGCGCCCACGCGCTCGGCCTTCCGATCGGTCTTGAGGCGCTGGTGGTGCTCGATGCAACGCAGGATGACCGGTTCAAGGACAGTCCGTTGGTCACCGGTTGGCCGGGCATTCGGTTCTACGCCGGTGCGCCGGTGGTGATTGCCGGCAAAAAGGTTGGCTCGCTCTGTGTCATCAGCGCCAAGCCGCGCGATGCGCTTGAGCCGAACCTTGTTGAGCAGTTGGTTGATCTGGCGGGGCTTGCCTCCACCCTGTTTGCCCTCAAGGACGAGGCGCGTGTGCGTGCCCGCACCGAGGCGGATTTGGTCCGCGAGGAGTGGCGCCACGCGCTGACGCTTGAAGCTGGCAAGGTCGGTAGCTGGGTCTGGAATATCGAACTGGGCGAAGTCGTGTGCAACGACATGTTCCGCCGCATGTATGAGCTTCCCGAGATCGGCACCGTGCAAATCGACCATGTGCTTGGCGCCATCCACAACACCGACCGGGTCGCCGTGCAGGCAGCGCTCAATGCCAGCATGACCGAGGGCGTCGATTTTAACGTCGAGGCACGCGTTGCTACCTCTGGGCGCTGGCTGGCGATGCGCGGTCGGGTTTACCAGCGCGATGCCACGGGCAAGCCGCTGGTGATGATGGGCGCCAGTATCGATGTGTCGGAAAGCAAATTTACCGCCGAGCATACGCGCCTCCTGCTGCGCGAACTCAATCACCGAGTGAAGAACACGCTGGCGATGATCCAGTCGGTGGCGCGTCAAACCATCCGGCAGAATCCGGATCCAAAGGATTTCATCGCCGCCTTCTCGGGCCGGTTGCGCACCATTTCCGACGCGCATGTTCTGCTGGCCGATCGCGATTGGAGCGGGGTGCAACTCTATGAAGTGATCGCCTCGCAACTCGGGCCTGATTTCCTGACCAAGCCTGACCGCGCGGCCGTGCATGGCAGCGACGTAATGCTGCCGGCCGATCATGCGCTGGGCTTGGGACTTATCCTCCATGAACTGACCACCAATGCGCACCGCTATGGCGCCTGGTCGGGTGAGAAGGGCAGTGTCAGCATTGATTGGGAGCTCAAGTCCGAACCCGTTCCCGGACTATCGCTGACCTGGCGTGAAGTCGATGGCCCAGCTGTCGCTACGCCCGAGGAATATGGGCTGGGCGTGCGGTTGATCGAGCGTAGCCTTGCCAAGGTGCTCGATAGCGAAGTCGATCTCAATTTTGATGTGAACGGCGTGGTCGCCAAGATCTGGATGCCGCTGCCCAGCGAACATGCTTGAGGCCGTCCCTTTCGGAGCGGCCTCAAAGATCGTTTAGCTGTCGGATTTATCCGAATTGCCGCGGACCAGAAGGAAGGCGGCGATAGCGGCTGCCGGCAGACCCAAAGTGCGCACCAGCGGCGATTTGAGCAGCACTGGCAGTGCCGTGAGGGCGGCGGTCGTTACGAAAGCGCCAGTCTCGCTGGAGCGGCGTTTGACGGCCTGCTCGTGTTTGCGACGGCCCTCGCCGAGCTTCATCCCGAAATAGACGCACAGCGCCAATACGAGAAAGACTGCGGCAAGGATCAGAGCGGCGTAGATCGGGCTCAGGGCATCGGCGAGCGCCAGAAACGCCGCCACCACGAGGAAGATAACCCCGACCAGGCCCAGCAGGACGATCACCGCATTGATGATCACCGCGTTGCGGACCCGTTCGGTTATCGTTTCGACCTCGATGCCGAGCAGGGCGGCAAGCGGAGCCAGAATGTTCATCCTAGTGCCGCGATAGCAGAGCGAGAACGAAGCCAATGCCGATCGCGCTGGCGACAGCAGTCAGTGGCTTTTCGCGAATGGTCGCCTTGAGCTGTTTTTCGATGTCGCTGGCCTTGTCCTGCACGTCTTCAACGACCTGCTGGCCCTGACGCTGCAAATGGCGCGCCTCGCTTTTGGCCACATCGCGCACTTCATTGACCTTGTCATTGCTGAGGCGGGCCAGGGTGGCTGCGATGGACTTCAAATCGTCTTGCAGCTGGGAGACCTGATCTTCGAGCTGAGCCTCACGAACCTTGCCGGTTGCACGGCTGGCAGAGCTGGCTGGCTTGCGACGGGTTGGTGCGAGATCGGGTGTAGTTGCCATTGGACGCTCCTGTAATTGCGAGGGGGGAACGCTCGGAAACGGCCATAGTTCCATAGGCTTGGAAAGTAGTTCCGGGCTGACCTAAAGAAAGCGCCCCAATGCACGCGAGGTGCATTGGGGCGGCAAGGGGCGGGAGAAAGGGGGGCGTCTTTCTGCCCGCGGGCGCACGTCGCTATTGCGAGAACCAATGACTGGCTGCGCCTGTTTTTGTCACCGGATGACTATATACGTCCCATCAACACCAAAATCAGTATGACGACAAGTACTACACCCAGAATACCGGAGGGAAAGTAACCGAAGCCGCGCGAGTAACCCCAGCTGGGTAATGCGCCGATCAACAGCAAAATCAGAATGATGATGAGAATTGTACCCAAGGTCATGGGAGCTCTCCTTATTGTTCTTGTGACGCTTTAGGTGTTGGCCAGCCCTAGAGGATCGCCAACATCAGCACAGCAGCGGTGGCCAGGATCAAAAGAGCAGGGGCGAGGGCGCGGAAGACATCGCCATAATGGGTCTGCCCATCATAGCCTTCAGTCCACACCATTGTCGTGCGGCCTGCGTTCTCAAGTGCCTTGATTTCCATGCTCGTCATGACTGCCTCCGCCTTGTTTGAGTGCACGTTGTTGTGCTTGCTCAAAGAACGGGATGCAGAGCGTTTGGTTCCGCTAGGCGATTGGAAATAGAGCGGCGATCTATTCTACGCGTAGCACATCGACTGACTGGGTGGTCTCGTGCGAGCCATGGGTTTTGAGCACGCCGACGATGGGGGAGATATCGGCATAGTCGCGGCCATGGCCTATGGAAATGTGGTCCTGACCGGCGATCATCGCATTGGTTGGATCGAACTCGACCCAGCCGGCATGCTGGCCACACCAGACGCGCACCCAGGCATGCATTGCGTCGGCG from Devosia sp. 2618 carries:
- a CDS encoding phage holin family protein, translated to MNILAPLAALLGIEVETITERVRNAVIINAVIVLLGLVGVIFLVVAAFLALADALSPIYAALILAAVFLVLALCVYFGMKLGEGRRKHEQAVKRRSSETGAFVTTAALTALPVLLKSPLVRTLGLPAAAIAAFLLVRGNSDKSDS
- a CDS encoding HWE histidine kinase domain-containing protein translates to MTDHRGRLPEDIRKVIDDPERLKVLMELDVLDSGPDADFDRLSRTAAHIFNTEIALVTLLDTKRQWFRSCFGVGNLTEASTEQSFCAHALGLPIGLEALVVLDATQDDRFKDSPLVTGWPGIRFYAGAPVVIAGKKVGSLCVISAKPRDALEPNLVEQLVDLAGLASTLFALKDEARVRARTEADLVREEWRHALTLEAGKVGSWVWNIELGEVVCNDMFRRMYELPEIGTVQIDHVLGAIHNTDRVAVQAALNASMTEGVDFNVEARVATSGRWLAMRGRVYQRDATGKPLVMMGASIDVSESKFTAEHTRLLLRELNHRVKNTLAMIQSVARQTIRQNPDPKDFIAAFSGRLRTISDAHVLLADRDWSGVQLYEVIASQLGPDFLTKPDRAAVHGSDVMLPADHALGLGLILHELTTNAHRYGAWSGEKGSVSIDWELKSEPVPGLSLTWREVDGPAVATPEEYGLGVRLIERSLAKVLDSEVDLNFDVNGVVAKIWMPLPSEHA
- a CDS encoding DNA gyrase subunit B produces the protein MATTPDLAPTRRKPASSASRATGKVREAQLEDQVSQLQDDLKSIAATLARLSNDKVNEVRDVAKSEARHLQRQGQQVVEDVQDKASDIEKQLKATIREKPLTAVASAIGIGFVLALLSRH
- a CDS encoding DUF3309 family protein, with the protein product MTLGTILIIILILLLIGALPSWGYSRGFGYFPSGILGVVLVVILILVLMGRI